TTACCAGGCCTCTCCTCTGCTGGGCTTACTTACCATGCTGCTTCCAGGCCTCAGTCCCTTTCATacctttattcctttcttttttttaaccaaaaagtttttcttataaaataaagtttgGGCAAACATCATGCAGCccttcttgatttttctctcagaGAACAAAATTCAACAGTGCCCTATTGGGCAGGGAGTCCCCTCTCATCTCTTTCCTCTAACAGCTACACACCAGACCAGCTGGTTAAAGGTGGAGGCCCCGCTGCTCCTCATGGGAACGCTGGTGGAAGACAAAGGTGATGGCAGTGGAGGCAGCATCCCAAGCAGCCTGCAGTACCTCATCCTTGAGCCCCCGCTTATCAGTGCTATGGTTCCACTGAGCCAGATCTGAGGTGCAGTCAGAACCATCAGGGGGTGGCCAGACCTGGCGGTTGTTGACACAGCGGCGGCAGCGCAACCTGGGGGCAGAGGATAGAACTGTGGTTACTGTGGGTCCCAGCTCCATGCTGTGTAGCGTGTTCAGAGATAATGGCCAGCAGGGGCACCCCACCCACCTGTCATGTGTGTCACTGAGGTTAGCCTCATCCAGGGTAAACAGCTCCTTCAACTCGCCGAGAGAGAAGTGTCGCTCCACATCCTGCTCCTCATCCACCACACAGCTGCTCAGTGCTTTCTTGTGGCTCTGACGCTGAAAGATCTTCTCCTCAATGGTTcctgcctggggggtgggggcaggggtggagccCAGGGCTAAGTCACCTCCATACATAGGGGGCAGGaaaacccaggggttgaaactaTAGCTGCACAGAAGGGGAGATGAATGAGAAGTAAGAGTCTTGCCTCAATAACCTCTGATCAGCTCAGCCCATTCTCCTAGTCTATCTTTTGGGAATATAATTTGGACATGTCTGCCCACCCAGGATATTTTCTATACCGATGGAGGGTTTCAGCACCTGGCTAAATTTCTTTAGGATGAGCTGAGGTTTATCTGCAGCAGCGTTATCTGACCTCCACACCAAGCCCAAGTCTCACTCACTCAAGTAAATGTCATTTGGGTATGATATGCCAGGTCTTATGCTAACACCAGACAGAAAGAAGAATCAATATGATCCCTATCCTTCAACGCATAGACTAGTGAGAGAGAAACATACAAACTAACTGGTACAATGACAGAATTCTATAGGATATCCAGTGACCCACAGGAGGGACGGTAGCGTGAAATAATGTTGAAGAGCTTGAAAGTAAAGATTATCTTTAAGCTGAATCTTGAAAAATTAATAGATGGTTTACAAAGACAGACAGAACAGAAGCCATTCCAGGCATAAGAACAAAATCAATAATCCTGGCCTACTGAGAAAGGCCCATACTGTAGAAACTTGGATGCTAGGCTAAAGAGCTCGGCCTTGTCCTGAAAGTACAAAGCAAAACTAGAATTTTTGGAAGGCTCTTTCTGGAAGTAGTTGTGAAAAATGGGTTATGATAAGGCCAAAGGTAAAGAATTAGGATGCTGCTGCAAAATCCAAGTGGGAGATGACTGTGACTTTAGCATGGGATGGTGAGGAAGGTTAGATTAagatggtgggacacatgtacacccatggaatCAACTGACAgtaccaccacaatattgtaaaataattagcctccaattaaaataaatttttaaaaaatgcatgccctttcaaaacaaaaaaaggacatTTTGAGAAGGTAAAATCAATGATAATTGGAATCTGGTTAGGAAGCAGAGAATGGTTCACAGGATTATACTCATATTTGGGTTGGGTGGATAACAGTCATTAAGTGACAAAATTCAGAAGGGGATACTCAAGACATTCAAGTAGAAATATACAGTAGGTGATAGAATTTTAAGATCTGCAGCCAGTGTCAGACACACAAGAAAAATCAAGAGTCTCTTGTTTTAGTAATTAGGAAGTCAATAATACACTGAAAGCAGGTTCAGTGGCAAAACTGGTGAGTTTAGTGAGTAGGAGATGAGATGAATTAAATCTCTAGGCTTTGGGAAAATCTGAcagtgaatgaatggaaaatAACCCTAGGTAGTCACTACAATGGAAGAGAGGGTTGAGAAACTTATTTTTAAGGTGAGAGCTATTTGACCATATTCATAGACATCAGGGGAATAAAGGAGAAACTGATCaactaagaaaggaaagaatggggAAAGGGTCTAGAGCAGAGCTGGAATGATAAGTCCCaagtagaaaggaaggaaatgattcTCATCtgagaatggaaaaaaagagcAGATGTAGAGACGGACAGAACAGAGGAAGGTAGGCGAGAGAATTTAGGTTTGGTAGCCTACATTTTCTCTGTGAGGTAGAAGACCAAAGTGtctgcagaaagaaggaaagacaggaTTAGGAAGAAACTTGAGGGAAAAACTTGGAAGTGGTTATTGAAGGAAATGAGATACGGCCCAGCTCAAAATGGAGAATGTGAACTTGTGGTAGTGCCAATCTAAAAATGCAAGTTTTATCTGGTGCAGAAGCTGCTAACAGCTGTAATGATCCAAGACTAGGTATTAGGGGAAGAGTGGCAGAAAGGATGCACAGGGAGGATCAGGCTGAATAGTAAGGGAAGTCAAGCCTGACTGGGAGGAACTGGGGCAGATAGTAATTAAGGACATTAGGTTGAAACAGATGTAGAGGTCAAGGAAACATGAAGGCTAGAGTGCTGGAAAACTGCATGGCCCCTGAAGTCAACCAGGATGATAGCTGGATTTGGGGAAGTAATGAAGACTGAGCTGGTGTCCAAACTTATTAATGAATTAGGTAAACAGCAGAAGGTAGATAACTGtagcaaggaagaaaagagggtaGTTAAGTAAGGCAACATGAGCTTCAAAAGAGGTACTATAGGATGGATGGTCTGAGTGATCACTGAGAACCTGGAGACTGCCAATACCACCACTTAGCCCCGAAAGATGGAATGTGAGAAGACTACAAGGCAAGCGGCACAGGAGAAATCAGGTTTAAGAGAAAGCAAGTGTCCTGTGAAAAGGATGAGGCCATAGGGGAGTTTATTATCCACAGGCATCCAGAGAGCATAGTAAAAAGGATTTGAGGAACAGGGTAGAGAGAGGGGAAGAGCAGAAGGATGATGGGCTCCAGGCTAAGCCCATACCCTGCTCACCACTACAGGCAGAGGGGCCACACAGAGGCTATGAGAAACACCCAAGGTGATCCTGAAGGTCTTATTCCATGACCCACCCCTACTCTGGACATTATCACCATCCTTACAGACAGCAGGCGATAGATATAGCAGGTCTTCTTTTGACCATCACGCCAGACCCGGGCCATGGCTTGTTCATCATTGGCTGGGTTCCAGTCAGGGTCAAACATGACCAGTCGGTTAGCCCCGATGAGATTAAGGCCACAGCCCCCAGCTTTGCTGCTTAGCATGAAGACAAAGTCAGgactctggaaaaagaaaaaaaaaagaactgcttaTATCCCAAATTAAGAATCTTACGCAGACCACCCAACTGTTCTCTCACGTGTGGACTGCCAGTTTGCCTGCCTACCAGCCAATTTATCAGCCCACAAGCTCAGTTCCCAGCACAATCTTTATAAACCAACTAGCCTAACCACacccagcagaaaaaaaaaaagaaaccctaaagCAGAGGCCCCTTATAAATTCTTTATCAACCTTTAGTTTTCATGTTATTGCACTGGTAGCATGGGGACAGTGACCGTGCATTTACCGATGGGTTGTTGAAGCGCTCCACAACCTTGGCTCGCTTCTTAATGGACATCGTGCCATCTAAGCGAACATATAAGTACCTGAAGGGGAATCCAAAGATCAAATCAAAAAGTAAACAGAACatagagggggaaggggagggttgggcaaattgacatatatacacatagctagtgggaagctgttgtatagcacagggagctcagcctggtgctatGATGACCTAAAGGGGTGAGATGAGGAGGAGGGAGGTTTAACAGGgaatgtatacttatggctgattcacactgttgttcagcagaaactaacatgacattgtaaaacagttatcctccaattaaaaaaaaaaagtagagtgtCCTTGGAGGCAGAGCTACTGAAGAGATAGAACCAACCTCTCTTGAAGGTTTTTCATGTATAACCTGAAACCCTAAACTCCCAAAGGGATTGGCAAGGAGCTAAGGGGCCAGGACTGTCCTGTGGAATACCTAAAGGACCAGGGGCTATTCTGTTTGGAGATGGAGCAATAAGGAACAAACATCTGGAAAGTCCCTCCTGTGCCTGCATTTTGGCTCACATCCACCAATCCAAACACCTGTTTTTCCTATGAATACAGTAGGTGAGGTATCCCTATGACAGCTCTTCCCTACCTTCGGGCTCGGCAGAGTTTCTCAAAGAGGTCCAATGTCTGAGTGTAATTGGACACCAGCACTACTTTATCACTGCTGTGGCTTCGGGTCACCGCCAGAATGTAATCAAGGACCAGCATCTTACCTAGGAGATCAACAACTATCAGCCCCCAATGAGCCATCCCAGTGGCCAGATTCTTACTCTTGAGATGGAATAGATCGAGCACAAAGAGACAACCTCCTGTCTCTCTTCCCAGAGGGAGCCAAAGACTGGCAGGAAAGGACTCACCTGACAGCTGAGGCTCTAGAGCCTTGGAGTTATAACCAGGGGGAAATATGTCCAAGGTACCTTCAAAGCCACCTTCCTCTTCCACACACTTGTCATAGATTAAAGCTggatctgaagaaaaaaaaaaaaagccctccaaATTGCCAGCTACTGGGTTTAGAAGTTTCACTTCAGTGCTCATTAGAACATCTTCTAGAAACCTACCCAGACCTTCCTCAGCACCAGACTTGTTTCCAAAGCCCAGTGTGTAGTCAGTGCCACCTGGGATCATGAGTAGACAATCTTGCTCACTAGTGTGTTCTGTGTTCTCCCAACAAGGGGGGTGTCATACCAGAGAGGGCAAAGTTTGTTATTTTTCCCCCATCCAACATTTTATAGGCAcacttgtgcacacacactctcacGCACAGTCTTGTATGCTCCAAGCATCAAACATGGGTCAAGCAAGGCTAAGCTAAATTTTCCAAAGCAAAGGGTCTGGTCTAGTGCATAAGCTTATGCCTTGGGAAGGGTTAGAATCACATGTGGCCTCCATGAAGACTACAGACAAGTTTCAGTAAAGGTGGCTGAACTACCTTCCTCGCTCACTTTCACAGAGGACCCCAGGGCATGGATCTAACTCACGATTACAGAGTTTCTTCAGTGAGgtgatggaagaaagagaagacacaCTCATCTTGCCCTCACGCAACTCTTCTGCTGGCTTGGCTTGTCTCAAAAACCTCTTGTATAATTCAATCTGAAGTGGtgtcagccttttaaaaaaaaacaaaaagaagaatagCTTGGTCAGTAGGAAATGCAGGACCACACTTCTGCCTTCTGAGGACACCTTGAGAGCCCAACCATACCTCAGGGGCTGAGCTTTTACCCACTCACTCCACATCCCTCAGTTGTTCAGTACCTACAACAAACCACCTGCTCGATCTTCACAGGCAGATATTTAGAAAGGATATCAGATGTCCTCCGTATCAGGCACCTGgaagaacaagataaaaaggcAAGGGGCTGATAAAACTGCCACACTAACTACCAGAATAAAAGCTGACACCCGAAGGACCAAGGCTCTTTGTAGTATCAAATATCAGACACTCATCAGCTCTATGGCAAAGATGTCTATATCAGGGTCTCAGCCATGGGAACGGAGACCCTTTCTTAGGGTCTAGCTTGACGGACaactctttctcttcttcagaatGTTAGCTTGTCTTCAAGAGAAGGCAGAGGTCTTCTACTAAGCCTGGTGCTCTGACAGGGAAATGAATCTGTAAACCACTGAGTTTTTATGGGAGTTTCTCCTTGCATTTGCCCACTGCCTACTGCCAAATGGCCCGAAGTTCAATTAAATTCTGCCCCTACGACCTGGCAGACCAGGAAGGACAGAAATCAGGCACCTGAGCAGCAGCTCCTAAGAGCACATGGACCCTTTCCTGTCATCTTAACCTGAGGGGGAGGTGGCAGCTGGCAAAAGCTAGACTCTTCAGGATATAAATCATCAAGCATATATAACTACAACATAGGAGTCCAGAATATACCTGCCCCTTGAGCAATGTGGCCCCCATGGAAAAAGCCCCATCGGGAGGCACACCACCCATCCTTCAGATCTACTACCTGTCACAGAAAGCTGTGGGATGTGGGAAGAGAAGTTTGGTGCTTTAGATCTGAGACACACAAAGGGAGCTTCTGAAGTACTAACAATGCTCCAAGGGATACAAAAACTTCCTCAGCAGGATGCTAAGTGGCACCAAACCAGACCACAGGGGCCAAGGCCAGGAAGAAAGCAGGGAATCAGCCTGCCAGACCCCTTCATTTACTCAGTGGCTATTATTGTCAGGGCACCATCCCACTCTCTTCATAGAATCCTACCCCCCAAAGGCCAAGGCCACAAAGGATTGGCCTTGGATGGCTAAGGAGGCAATTCTGATGACCTAATGTGGGGGGGACCCCAAAAGAGGTACTactgtcacccccacccccattacCTATTCACAATGCTGGTGAGCTCCCGCAGTCGCTCCTCTCCTACACGCCTATCTTCCTCGCTGGCAGCTGCATCTCGACCCTTCAGAATTGGCAATTCAAAATGCTTCTTGAACTCCTGAGCAGTTCCTAGCACAGGAGAAAAGGCATTAAAGAATGCAGAAAAGTAATGACTTTTCCACTGCCAGGAATGGCAGACTACTTTGTCACAGACTAACCTTCCTGCCAAGAACAACAAAGCTGAACAAATTATAGGCAATTTCTGTTTGAATAGATCAGAGAGCTACCAAAGCAGTAAAGGCCAAATATTAAGATAGCAAGTAGATCAAAACTCAAATATATAcctaattacattaaatgtaaatggaccagggacttccctggtggtccagtggttaagatcccacAGTCCCAATGCCgggaacacaggttcaacccctgatctggAAGATTACATACGCTgcagggcaattaagcctgtgggtcttaactactgagcccatgccctagagccccGTGAGCTGCAGTGATCACGAGAGTTAACAACTGATATAATCATTCTATGCCCATACATTctggttttcactttcagtagAGTATTCAGTGAATTACATGAGATACTCAATACTTCATTATAAAATAGACCGTGTGAACTGCTTTTACCTAATTGTTGGCTAAtctaagtgttctgagcacatttcAGGTAGGCTAGGCTAAGTTTTAATGTTTggcattaaatgcattttttttaaggtgtATGATTTTTTGTGTTgcataccattttattttttatttacttttttggctgcactgcgtgGCATACatgatcttagctccccaaccaggggttgaacctacaccccctgtagtggaaatgcagtcttaaccactggaccactaaggacatcccttaaatgcatttttgacttaaGACATTTTCAACTTATAATGGGTTCAGTGGCACAGAACCCCATCATAAGTTGAGGAAGATctgtactgatacatgctacaatgctgatgaaccttgaaaacatgctaattatgagaagccaaacacaaaaggtctcatattatatgattccatttacaggaaatatccagaacaggcaagtatacagagacagaaaatagactgGTAGTTGATAGGGGTTGCGGTAAGTGGGGTTGGGAGTGACTGTTAATGAGTATAGGATTTTGTTTTAGTCAGGAATTTCAAAGATCAGATACCTCACAAAAGTGGATCCCAAATGGCCAATGAATATATGAAAAGGGGTTCCACTTTTactcaaaattaaataaatgtgaagaaatGTCACTAAGCACCCAGcagaatgaccaaaaaaaaaaaaaaaaattcatctcttCTAAAGATAAATATTGGTGAAAAAAAGCAGAGGTCAGCAAATTACATCCACGGACCAGTCACCTGTTTCTGTAAAGTTCTATTAGAACACATCCATGCTCATGCATTTACATGTTATGGCTGCTTTCACAGTACAGCAGAGCTGAGTACCTGTGACAGACAGTATGGCCTATGATCCTACAATACTTACTATCTagccttttaagaaaaaaactgctGGCCCCTGATGTAGAAACACTGAAATTCTCATATACTGCTAGTACAATCACTCTGGAAAACTGGATTATTTACTAGGGCTAAACTCATACataacatatgacccagcaattccatttttatgacAGAGAAATGCATATTATTCTCAGGTAAAAAAAGGTAGAAGAATGTTCATGGGatcattattcaaaataataaaaaaatggaaactcaATTGTCTATCAACAGTAGAACTGATAAATTctggtatattaaaaaaatggaatagtATACTAAAATGAGAAACAAACTGCCATAGACAACAACATGAATTACTCTCTAACATTATATTGAACAAAACAATCCAGatgcaaagtaaaatatatgattcTTTTTACATGAAGCTCAAAAATGGGCACTAACAAACCCTTCCACAGATATCTATGTACAAGAACTGCCCAACGTATGATTTTTAGGGGCTGGGGGGCAGTGAGGAGTTGCTGCTTAATGGGAAGAGTTCCAGaattgcaagatgaaaaagttctggaggtagatggtggtgatggttgcacaacaatgtgaacgtATTCAATGACACTAAGTTGTACACTAAATaatggttaaaaacaaaactgcccAAGACAGTCTTCTCTGAGGCAAGAGCTCTTCTGAGGCTGCTAGGATATGATGAGCAAAAATACCTGGGGGtagtatttccttctctagctcATGGAGACCATGCCCTGCACAGCCCCTGCCACCTCTACGGTGGGAAAAAGGGCCAGGGTGGGCCTTGCTAAGCTGCCCAGCAGAGCCAAGGTCTCCCCACGGCTCTGGTACTCCTTGACAAGAGAAGTCTTCCTAAGAGTGTCTAGTAACCCACATTTAACTGTGGTCTCCTCTCTTCTCAGCTAGAGTTAGACTCGCAAGGTTAAATCAAGGCCCCTCTCCAGTGTAGCAGAAAAGGCCAGATTCTTACCCAGGATTCCCGAATTAACAAAGTGTACCAAGCTGAAATACTCAAGGAGATCATTTTGGATAGGGGTCCCGGAGATGAGCACCCGTCGGCTGGTGTTCAAGCTGTCCAGGGCCTGATAAGTCTGATTCTCGGAGTTCTTGAGCCTGTGTCCCTGCAAGGAAATTAATTCTCACTGAGGTCTGGGCACAATGTGGCCTCCCTAACAGTAGCAAAGTCTTGTGTAGACAGAAAAAGGGGAATCAAAAGCATTACAGGTCCTGAGCCTTGGGAACTGGGCAGGGGCACCAAGAGTGAGAGTTTATCCACTCTCTTGGGGAGAAACGGGCCAGGCTCAAGGACAGACCTTCAGCTTCTAGATCAATGCTACATCCATAAAGCAAGGATTCCCTGTTTCTTCCTCTGCCCCCATCTCCAAAGCCACAGCAGCCTGCCTATCCTCTTCAGTGATCATCTGGACATGTTAGAGACCCAGGCTTTCAGGGAATTCTCCCTCCCCCACTAGCCCAACCATCCTAGAACCTCCCGAGTCAGATGCCTTCTGTATTAGACTCCTGGCTGTGTCTGGACTGTCAGTGGTAAGGGAACTTAGTCCAGGTTCCTCCTCCCCTCTTTCCTCAGAACCCATCCAGTTCAGATCTAAACAAAGAGCCTCTCTCTGCATCCCTTCTCAAGCCCTATATCACCGCCacccactgcccctcccccacccagcacTCTATCTCACCAAGGcagaaacttttaaaagcagagaccatGTCAGATTTGCTTTTTAACTTAATGCACAAGACAGAGTTCTCTATTCAATGAATGTTTGCTGAAGAATGAAATGAATAACCAACATTGCTATTGGAGAATTAGatacagaattttatttaacaaaatgactgaatgttgtatacctaaaacaaaaacattttatgtcaattgtatctcaattaaaaaaaatttaaagacatcctaaacaaaattaagttttaaaatgactGAAAGCTCAAGCACTAGTCCTGAAACAAAAGGCTGAGACTTCTGAGctgaagagggaaaagaaacttTAAACTTGTGAAGAAATTACCCAAAAGGCCCTGGGAAATGCGCATCAACAACTGGAACCCTCTAAACAGAAGCTCCCCGAGGGCAGGCAATCATGGGATCCCCAAGGCCTGACTCCTCTAACAGGTACTTCATAACTCAATTTAATGAACTGAGCTGATACACTACCTTTGTGGGTCTCTGTGGAAGAGGGCCAACCCCAGCTCCTATGGAGCCGCCCTGGCTCCAGACCCAGCTCCTGCCACCACTGGCCACAAATTTAAAAGCCAAACCCTGGCATCTCAGCAAATCAAATATTTGGCTAGCTAAAAAGTTGTCAAAGTTCTGACTGAATTTCTACTCTGGCAGAATTCTCAGCTTatccttttaaaagcaaaaaaaatgatACCAAGGTTAAATAACACCACTTCTCTCTCATGAGCCCCATGAATAGATTCTTGTTTTTAACACATTTCCCCAGCATCTGACTGGCTTTGTGTTCTAGAACTTGTAAAGAAACGTACATGGAACCGGTGAGGCATACAGGGACAGACAGTCCTTCCATAGCCAAGCCAAGCTTCACCCTACACCAAGCTTTGGTTACCCCCGAGGCAGGAGTGGAGAAGAGTCAGGCCTTAAAATCTCAGACCTGGATTCAAGTCCCAGCACTCCCCTAAGCTTGTTTCCTAACCTCCAAAACTGAGGTGAAGACAATGTCAGTCCCTCCCATTTATAACACCTTACAAAATGGTTCCATATACCCTCTTTCTTGATCTGGATCATGTCCCTTTCAGGTAGACAATGTGCCACCTCCTCTACAGTCTGAGAGCAGTTTCATCCACAGACATGCTTATAAGCAGCGAAGCCAACACTGATTCCAAGTGTTCTCACTTGCTCTGCCTAACTCAGATTACTATGTGGATCAAGATTTTGTACAAAGTTATCATGCTATTATTATCTTTCATTATTTCTGTGTGTTCCAGAGAAAAGCATCAGCTAGGAGGAAGCTGGGAACATGAAAGCCTGGGGAAAAGGCTTTCCAGGACCTAAACAGGACAA
This portion of the Cervus canadensis isolate Bull #8, Minnesota chromosome 2, ASM1932006v1, whole genome shotgun sequence genome encodes:
- the RAD54L gene encoding DNA repair and recombination protein RAD54-like isoform X1, yielding MRRSLAPSQLAKRKPEDGPSDDEDWQPGAVTPKKPKKSSCETQSQECFLSPFRKPLTQLTNRPPCLDSSQHEAFIRSILSKPFKIPIPNYQGPLGSRALGLKRAGVRRALHDPLEEGALVLYEPPPLSAHDQLKFDKEKLPVHVVVDPILSKVLRPHQREGVKFLWECVTSRRIPGSHGCIMADEMGLGKTLQCITLMWTLLRQSPDCKPEIDKAVVVSPSSLVRNWYNEVGKWLGGRIQPLAIDGGSKDEIDQKLEGFMNQRGARVPSPILIISYETFRLHVGVLQKGSVGLVICDEGHRLKNSENQTYQALDSLNTSRRVLISGTPIQNDLLEYFSLVHFVNSGILGTAQEFKKHFELPILKGRDAAASEEDRRVGEERLRELTSIVNRCLIRRTSDILSKYLPVKIEQVVCCRLTPLQIELYKRFLRQAKPAEELREGKMSVSSLSSITSLKKLCNHPALIYDKCVEEEGGFEGTLDIFPPGYNSKALEPQLSGKMLVLDYILAVTRSHSSDKVVLVSNYTQTLDLFEKLCRARRYLYVRLDGTMSIKKRAKVVERFNNPSSPDFVFMLSSKAGGCGLNLIGANRLVMFDPDWNPANDEQAMARVWRDGQKKTCYIYRLLSAGTIEEKIFQRQSHKKALSSCVVDEEQDVERHFSLGELKELFTLDEANLSDTHDRLRCRRCVNNRQVWPPPDGSDCTSDLAQWNHSTDKRGLKDEVLQAAWDAASTAITFVFHQRSHEEQRGLHL
- the RAD54L gene encoding DNA repair and recombination protein RAD54-like isoform X2, producing the protein MRRSLAPSQLAKRKPEDGPSDDEDWQPGAVTPKKPKKSSCETQSQECFLSPFRKPLTQLTNRPPCLDSSQHEAFIRSILSKPFKIPIPNYQGPLGSRALGLKRAGVRRALHDPLEEGALVLYEPPPLSAHDQLKFDKEKLPVHVVVDPILSKVLRPHQREGVKFLWECVTSRRIPGSHGCIMADEMGLGKTLQCITLMWTLLRQSPDCKPEIDKAVVVSPSSLVRNWYNEVGKWLGGRIQPLAIDGGSKDEIDQKLGFMNQRGARVPSPILIISYETFRLHVGVLQKGSVGLVICDEGHRLKNSENQTYQALDSLNTSRRVLISGTPIQNDLLEYFSLVHFVNSGILGTAQEFKKHFELPILKGRDAAASEEDRRVGEERLRELTSIVNRCLIRRTSDILSKYLPVKIEQVVCCRLTPLQIELYKRFLRQAKPAEELREGKMSVSSLSSITSLKKLCNHPALIYDKCVEEEGGFEGTLDIFPPGYNSKALEPQLSGKMLVLDYILAVTRSHSSDKVVLVSNYTQTLDLFEKLCRARRYLYVRLDGTMSIKKRAKVVERFNNPSSPDFVFMLSSKAGGCGLNLIGANRLVMFDPDWNPANDEQAMARVWRDGQKKTCYIYRLLSAGTIEEKIFQRQSHKKALSSCVVDEEQDVERHFSLGELKELFTLDEANLSDTHDRLRCRRCVNNRQVWPPPDGSDCTSDLAQWNHSTDKRGLKDEVLQAAWDAASTAITFVFHQRSHEEQRGLHL